One Lucilia cuprina isolate Lc7/37 chromosome 4, ASM2204524v1, whole genome shotgun sequence DNA segment encodes these proteins:
- the LOC111690311 gene encoding uncharacterized protein LOC111690311 gives MKLQKLKAIIFVVTTLLSVCLVNAQYPPQRLAIPGAAPAPVARPVVRVRRPVAVKSQSYTQNNIAPRVIEEPKPVTESGEEEGPDAYLPQLLREQQLAQVQQAQFQQTAAAFLNNEQNAIHETPISHLLSNDEPLVSSNPFSTRFPERPSPPTTPSAKQVFNDFGIGSNIINSPRFSQDRPQQAPPQTPPPQQRERVHVIRNRPTELRESRPQFVAQPAPVQSRPRPKPIQSRPALEQNQIPLQERDSQQNSRRQRPVAQTIRKWREENEDGSITWGYENDDGSFKEELIGTDCITKGTYGYVDPDGNKREYHYETGIKCDPNKRNEEAELQDNGFINYEENRAVLPNGIEIDMSQLGKKKSKRPGVNYRN, from the exons atcatATTCGTTGTTACTACTCTTTTAAGTGTATGTCTAGTCAATGCTCAATATCCTCCACAACGCCTGGCAATACCTGGAGCAGCACCTGCACCTGTAGCGCGACCAGTAGTGCGCGTAAGGCGACCAGTAGCAGTAAAATCTCAAAGCTATACGCAAAATAACATAGCTCCACGTGTAATTGAAGAACCTAAACCAGTTACTGAATCGGGCGAAGAGGAGGGACCCGATGCTTATTTGCCACAACTTTTAAGAGAACAACAGTTGGCTCAGGTGCAACAAGCACAATTTCAACAAACTGCCGCTGCTTTTCTTAATAACGAACAAAACGCAATACACGAAACGCCAATTTCTCATCTTTTATCTAATGATGAACCTTTAGTTAGTAGTAATCCTTTCTCCACGAGATTTCCCGAACGTCCATCCCCTCCAACAACACCCAGTGCTAAGCAAGTGTTTAATGATTTCGGCATTGGCTCTAATATTATCAATAGTCCTAGATTCAGTCAAGACAGACCACAACAAGCACCACCTCAGACTCCACCACCACAGCAACGTGAACGCGTCCATGTTATTCGCAACAGACCTACTGAGTTAAGAGAATCAAGACCACAATTTGTTGCCCAACCTGCTCCAGTCCAATCACGTCCTAGACCAAAACCCATACAATCTCGTCCCGCTTTGGAACAAAATCAAATACCATTACAAGAAAGGGACAGTCAACAAAATTCCAGACGTCAACGTCCAGTTGCTCAAACCATAAGAAAATGGCGCGAAGAAAATGAAGATGGCAGTATTACCTGGGGATATGAAAATGATGATGGCTCCTTCAAAGAGGAACTTATTGGCACTGATTGTATTACAAA aggtACTTATGGCTATGTAGACCCAGATGGCAACAAACGTGAATATCATTATGAAACCGGTATTAAATGTGACCCCAACAAGCGCAATGAGGAGGCAGAGCTTCAGGATAATGGCTTCATTAATTACGAAGAAAATCGTGCTGTTTTACCGAATGGAATCGAAATTGACATGTCACAACTAGGCAAGAAGAAGTCAAAAAGACCAGGAGTAAATTATAGAAACTAA